GTAGAACGAGTCTCTTTGTAGAAGTTTGACCCTCAGCTGAAAGTTCCCGACGTGGTTCAGTGAAGTCTGTTTAAAATCCAGTCGCTTTTCAAAACTTACATTTACCAGAAaccttttttctatttaaacaggctcattattattattgagtgTTATAAGTGAATCATACAATTAATAGATTATACCAGTAGATGATCAGCTCAGCATTACATCTGAATATTGATAATAGTGGGAAAgatgtaatatttattttatatgacCTAAAAACTATGTTTGTAGTTTTTCAAGACTGttggaaaataagactttattTCAATTTCAGTTAAATTTACTAAATTAATGTAAAAAACGTTTTGGATTTCCACGTTGCCTCAGacttaaagtaaaaatgaaaaaaaaaaaattcaaataactGTTCCCACATTTCACTCACGGTGACAAACAATCGCACCACCGCAAGTTTAGAGAGTTCATTATATGCGTTCCCTTATTTTCAGTGCTGTATTTAATGTTACAACGTTCATTGTCCATAATTGCATAACTGTTTACTAAACAGAGGTGCTAATCTTTGCTGCTGCACACTTTTGTGATGTCCACTCTCATGTTTCCGATCCACTTCAAGTGCAAACATGTACAGATGGAATCAGAGAACTATAGTGAAAAAGTTAAATCTATCACTGTTCTAGTTAGTTAGTTTAACAGTTTGCTTTTTGAACCTCCACACCAGTAAGAAAGAGAGGCGGTGCTCACGAGCTCTTCGCCCATCCCAGAACACAATTTGAGAGTTGGAAATGGGTGAATTCTCTGACCTTTAAGCTGTTCTGATGTGAGGTGAAACTTGTATTCATCCTCTTcgacctctctgtctctctgtgcccCCCCGTGAAGCCAAAGGAGCCAATGACGGACCAGAAGCAGGAGACCTACTGGCAGGAGACGGGCCGATGGGCGGGCTACGAGGAGACCTTCGACCCTCAGTCCGGGGCGTGGGCGTCCCCGCACATCTCCTACCTTACCTTCAAGAGCCTCATCCAGCTGAGACGCACCATGAACACGGGTCAGTGAAGGAACTCGGTCAACACTCGTGGTTCTTTTTCATTAATAATGAATCGTTATCATTACCAGTTGAATCACTGGTGCATCAATAATCAAATACGATGTTACTTGGtaattgtgttttaatgtcatGTGCTGATTCTAACACTAATAGCAACACTAAATGTGAAGGTTAAATATTGACGACTTAGATATAGATTAAAAGTTGTAATTTTCAGTGTATAGTGTTTGTAGGTCTTTATGAATTTGTTTAGAAAAAATAGCATCAGATTTTCATGTCAGTGCTCTCTTGCCTGCGTCCTCCTTCTCTGACTGTATGACAACATGGGAATCGGACCCTTAAAATGCCATCCCTAGCCTCTCACCCCTCTCCAACTCTTTCCTTCGTCAAGGCGTGACAATCTTCGACTGCGAAGAGCGGACCCTGGCCACCATCGCCGAGAAGATGCTGAACGAAATGGTTAACAAGAAGGAGATCAGGCCTGGCGACCGGGAGGGCGTGCTGAAGGCTCTGCTCCAAAACCGCAGGTATCCTCCAGGAGACATCACCCGACAGTGACTCAAAACACAAATGACCCACATTTAGGCTTTTAGCTGATGTTGTTTTCCGAAGCTGAGAGGGGGGGGACGTGTCAGTAACTCGCCCGGAGAAAGTAGAACAGAGCATGTAGCTATTTTGGAGGTCCAACTTGTAATTATGGTCTGTAGCCACCAAACCAGCCTGACTGTCAGTGCTGCACTGAGCTCCCACTTAGCACCAGCTCACTGTGTCCAACAAGAATACATGTCGTCACTGAATATCATAAAGGCATTTAGTAAAATGTTGACAACACAATATGGGAAAGGCAAACTCACAAAGGTGACACTATAAATCATGACTTTTCATTCGCTCCCCTCTTAAACTGCAGGTTACTTTGTCAAATAGGTGAAACAGATTTGAAGAACAAGTCTCATGTCAGTCATCGAAAGATGTAGATTCACCAGCTGCTGTTACATCATCACCTTCAGTGTTGTCAGCCATTCAGTCTCCAGCCTGACATAAAACTCAGCCAATGACTCATGTGGATTTCTcccctcagccaatcagacgaCCCAGAAAGCCAGGCGCTGACTGATAGGTTGGATCTGCAGAGGTTCTCAGTCAAGGACAGAGTGAGTTCCCTCATGTGATCAAGTTGCTGATATCTCCATCTAGAATCATGACAATGATGAGATGATGGTAAAAAAGTGGCTCCTGCCATTTTAGGTGTTAGGATCATTTTCAGGAAAGAGCTCTACTTTAAAAATGTAGGAATTGGAAAGTCTGGTGGTGGCTCATTATAATCTGTCCACACTGTGTTTCTGTAGAAGGATGAATCTGACCGGGATGAGGTCTCTTTGGTGCTAGTAGGTGAGCCACTCTTTCCATTATTCATTAAAGATaaatagcgtgtgtgtgtttctatttgtgtttttataagcaGATTTGAATGTATGTGTAATTGTTTGTCAAATGTACTGACTCTCTTCGAACCAGGAGCCTTGGACTTTCTGGAGAAGCCCACAGTCACGTTTGTGCGTCTGAAGGAGGCGCTGGTGCTCGACTCGGCCTTGGAGGCCCGGGGGCCAGTACGCTTCATCTTTGTTCTGGTCGGCCCAAACAAGACGGACATGGACTACCACGAGACGGGCCGTGCTATGGCCGCACTGATGGCCGACAAGGTGAGTGAGCGGATCTTTTTGTGTTAACGttaactaaacacacacagtaaaataaatgttgactTTTAAACTCTTCTCTCCACCTCAGGTGTTCAATCAAGCGGCATTGAAGGCAAAGAGCGCCCGGGAGCTGACGGACACCGTGGCCGACTTCATGGACTGCAGCATCGTCATCCCACCCACCGAGATCCAGAACGAAGCCATGCTCAGCTCCATCATCAGCtttcagaagaagctgcttcAGGGCCGGCTCCAGGCCCCCAAGTCCATTCTCCCTCTGGACTCCAAAGCTCGCAGGGGTGCTTCCCACCAGAACACAACCCTACCAGAACACAAACCTACCATATCCAACCTGGACGACACATAAACAATTATTTGCTGGAATAGTTTTAATATAAATGTCCATTATTGCCATTAGATTGTAATTGTTTCCCCACAGTTTCCATCGCTAGCGGGTCTTCTCGCTCAGAAGACCCCCTGTCCCGTACGGGTCGCCCATTTGGAGGGATGATTCGAGACATAAAGAGACGCTACCGGTACTACAAGAGTGACATCACAGATGCTCTCAACTCCCAGGTCCTTGCTGCCATCATTTTCATCTATTTTGCCGCCCTGTCTCCAGCCATCACCTTTGGAGGGctactgggtgtgtgtgtgtgtgtgtgtgtgtgtgtgtgtgtgtgtttatatttgtattcaacATGTATTGTCGTTGTGGACCCATGTAATTACTCTTTGCCGTCATCTCTTCCACTTCAGCTGATAAGGTGGACAATATGATGGGCGTTCCGGAGCTCCTCATCTCCACCAGCATCCAGGGGATCATCTTCTGCTTTGTTGCTGCTCAGCCCGTCCTGGTCATCGGCTTCTCTGGTCCTTTATTAGTGTTTGAGGAGGCCTTCTACGCTGTACGTTACAACACTGTGACTAACTCATTAAAATGTGCAAACTTTGGAAATTGTCATAGTGATCAATCATCAACGCATCCCCACTTTGCTTCATTCAGTTCTGCAAGTCCCAGGACATCGAGTACATCGTGGGGCGAGTGTGGGTCGGAGTTTGGCTGGTCATCATCGTGGTGATCATTGTGGCCTTTGAGGGCAGCTTCCTGGTGCGATACATCTCACGCTTCACCCAGGAAATCTTCTCCATCCTCAtctccctcatcttcatctATGAAACTTTTGCCAAGCTGGCGAGGGTAAACCATCCGCGTCCATTTCACACGTTTCATCTGTCCAAACGAAATCACACACGATTCAGCTTCTAATCCTTCTTCATCTTTTCTCTCCCGACTTCTCTCCAGATCTATAAGGCACATCCGCTCATTCTGAATTACGATCATTTGAATTCGACTGTGGAAAACCCCTGGCACCCAAAGGTGGAAGAGACCGTCATCTTTGACAATGCTACCGGCAATACGACTGTCCTCATCCAAACCATTAAGCCGTCTTACCCCAACACAGCTCTGCTCTCCATGTGCCTCATGTTAGGATGTTTCTTTATTGCTTTTTTCCTGCGGCAGTTTAAAAACGGGACATTTCTTCCCGGGAAAGTGAGTTTGCTATGATTGtgaatttaaattgaattttaCTCTAAtctaatgttgttgttgttgttgttgtttttctgccaCTTATGACCAGATGTCTTTCTCTATTATAACGTTCCTCATCTCTGCATTCCAGGTGAGGCGTCTGATTGGTGACTTTGGAGTCCCTATCGCCATTTTCCTCATGATTGTCGTGGACTACAACATCGACGATACCTACACTCAGGTTGGGCCAAGCTTTTCCACTTCATGGTCTGAATTTGTGCACAATATTAACCAGTGGCTTTTTCTGCACAGAAACTAGTGGTTCCAAAAGGTCTGATGGTGTCTAATCCGGCCAAAAGAGGCTGGCTCATTAACCCCTTCGGAGAGCACCAGCCCTTCCCTGTGTGGGTGATGTTTGCGTGCTGCGTCCCGGCCTTGCtcgtcttcatcctcatctttcTTGAGACTCAGATCACCACGTGAGTGATTCAAATATCAATCGCACCGAATACATGCTCAGAAAATGTGACTTTTCCTGCCTCTCACCACAAGCTTGACTTAAATGTGACATCTGTTAACAGTTTGATTGTGAGTAAACCTGAGAGGAAGATGGTCAAGGGCTCCGGGTTCCACTTTGACTTGTTGCTTCTAGTTGGCATGGGAGGGCTCTGTGCGATATTCGGCGTGCCGTGGCTCAGCGCCGCCACGGTGCGGTCCGTCACGCACGCCAATGCCCTCACCGTCATGAGCAAAGGACCAAAGCCTGTGATAGAGAAAGCGATGGAGCAGAGGATCAGTGGCATTGTGGTGGCTTTGCTGATCGGTAGGTGCATTTTAatccttcaaaataaacgtTTGTCCTACAGATGCTTGTTTAGATTTGACAATGAGAATATAAGAATGTCATTAAAAGTTAGTAGATTATCCTTTATCTACAAGTCTCTTTGTATTAAGGTTTGTCTATTCTGATGGAGCCGATCCTGAAGATGATCCCCATGTCGGCCTTGTTTGGGATCTTCCTCTACATGGGAGTCACGTCGCTGAATGGCATCCAGCTGTGGGATCGTATCCTGCTTCTGCTCATCCCGAAGAAATACCACCCGGATGAGCCCTACGCCACCAGAGTAAGAGTCCTGTAACAACATGATGATTATGGTCCCAACAGTAAAAAGGATAACCCGGTTTGATGCTCACAATGGCATTAGAACATCAAATAGAGTTATTAGAATTCATCCTCAGGAGACAACGAATGTTCTCATTAACTGTGCCAATCCGTGCGACAGCTGTTAAGATATTTCACTGTGAAACTCACAAACAACATGGTGGCAACAGAGGAAACAAATTATCTCACCCAAGCCGTTAGAATTTATCCTCTGGGGAACATGAATGCTCTAAAACAGTCTTGTGCATCTCCATGTCTGCTGCCTTGTTCATGtatctaatgtttttttttatcttggacACAGGTGAGCACGGGGCGAATGCACTTGTTCACAGCCATCCAGCTAGTGTGCCTTGCACTGCTCTGGATCGTGAAGTCCAGTCCAGTTTCCCTCGCACTTCCCTTCATACTCATCCTCACCATCCCTCTACGCATGTTTATGACTGGGCGTCTCTTCACCGAAGTGGAAATGAAATGTGTAAGTTGTGTCTCTGCATTCTAAAAACTTAACTGATGAGCCTGAATGTTTATgtggaatatgtgtgtgtagtaaAGTATCTTCTGCCTGTATCCCAACGCCCTGATTCGTCTGTActtgttgtgtttcagttggACGCTGATGACGCCAAGGTGATGTTCGAGGAGGAGCCGGGACAGGACGTATACTGTGAATCTCAAATGCCACTGTAGACGTCTTCCATGTCTGCTACCagaaatcttttattttaacaaaaatatatttattttatttacagttcaGATTATATAGTATCCACAATCTATgagcaaaaacatgtttttttaattgaaaaatgcAGCTATAGTTACCCAGGTAGTGTCAGTATGGAAGACAATGGTATATTTCTGAGAAACTGTCAAATGTTCCTTTAGAGTTTTCATTAGTCTCTCAAGTGAAATATTTGCATCGCATGTGGTTTGGTTTTTAAGTGCCTTATACACCACTGAAGCTGGAAATATTTGTATGATATTGAAATCTTTGATATATTGAAAATTGATACATTTCACATGAAGGTTTAGGGCAAGGCAGTCATacttgaaattaaataaatgtaagtcATGTCAGCACAAAGATTGGTGAGACATCTTGCAATATTAATGCCAAAATCGTGTGTTTTCTCAGGCAATTGCACATTGAATGTCCAAACTCTGAATGCATTACAAGCTAAAACATGGaagtatttatatttcattaacACTAAATGACAACACCACTGTatggaaacacaaagaaagagaaaatgtcgaattttgtgtgtgttgatgaaaatGTACATGTTGCTATTTTCTTGCAATCTCtctataaatgaaaaaattaaaattaaaaactaCCTCCAAAAAGACCCATCTTTGTGTATTATagattaatttattcattttcatttgttcgCAAAACACTTTAAATCATTTATGTTTCCTATATTTGTAATTTTTCAGTATCAAGATGATGCCATGCCATTATTCTACACACTCCGGCTCAGTAGGTGGCGCCTCTCACCGAAATGTTCCGTTTGCCAACAATAACCGGGACGAAGAAAAATAAGCGTGAGCTCATTGGCTGTTAGCTGCCTTTTTCCTGGTGACGC
The Pleuronectes platessa chromosome 21, fPlePla1.1, whole genome shotgun sequence DNA segment above includes these coding regions:
- the slc4a1b gene encoding solute carrier family 4 member 1b (Diego blood group) → MTDQKQETYWQETGRWAGYEETFDPQSGAWASPHISYLTFKSLIQLRRTMNTGVTIFDCEERTLATIAEKMLNEMVNKKEIRPGDREGVLKALLQNRSQSDDPESQALTDRLDLQRFSVKDRKDESDRDEVSLVLVGALDFLEKPTVTFVRLKEALVLDSALEARGPVRFIFVLVGPNKTDMDYHETGRAMAALMADKVFNQAALKAKSARELTDTVADFMDCSIVIPPTEIQNEAMLSSIISFQKKLLQGRLQAPKSILPLDSKARRVSIASGSSRSEDPLSRTGRPFGGMIRDIKRRYRYYKSDITDALNSQVLAAIIFIYFAALSPAITFGGLLADKVDNMMGVPELLISTSIQGIIFCFVAAQPVLVIGFSGPLLVFEEAFYAFCKSQDIEYIVGRVWVGVWLVIIVVIIVAFEGSFLVRYISRFTQEIFSILISLIFIYETFAKLARIYKAHPLILNYDHLNSTVENPWHPKVEETVIFDNATGNTTVLIQTIKPSYPNTALLSMCLMLGCFFIAFFLRQFKNGTFLPGKVRRLIGDFGVPIAIFLMIVVDYNIDDTYTQKLVVPKGLMVSNPAKRGWLINPFGEHQPFPVWVMFACCVPALLVFILIFLETQITTLIVSKPERKMVKGSGFHFDLLLLVGMGGLCAIFGVPWLSAATVRSVTHANALTVMSKGPKPVIEKAMEQRISGIVVALLIGLSILMEPILKMIPMSALFGIFLYMGVTSLNGIQLWDRILLLLIPKKYHPDEPYATRVSTGRMHLFTAIQLVCLALLWIVKSSPVSLALPFILILTIPLRMFMTGRLFTEVEMKCLDADDAKVMFEEEPGQDVYCESQMPL